A single region of the Thioalkalivibrio nitratireducens DSM 14787 genome encodes:
- a CDS encoding cytochrome D1 domain-containing protein: MYGQHSFRPKFLKSTLSISLLAAFGMATAQDAAVHEAEAAKGAATGAEPSPAHYQAFCAACHQADGTGMRGAFPPLAGNERVTEDPVRVMDIVLQGLDEPLEVDGVTYSTAMPPMQHLEDTQIAGAVNYVLTSWGNQGEPVTVEQVAARRASLGLVDRAEGEPHPGSPEGAIRYRGTPSPIEGTRQVVTPGAPALTQEEFARSQQIYFERCAGCHGVLRKGATGLPLTTDLTQAKGTAYLKALINFGSPAGMPNWGTSGELTDDEIDAIARFLQHEPPQPPEWGMADMRNSWTVFVAPEDRPAQPQHGYDVDNLFAVTLRDAGEVAIIDGDSKEVVAYVPTGYAVHISRASSSGRYFSTIGRDGKVDLIDLYMDPPQVVAEIKIGMEARSVENSRYKGYEDQIAIAGAYWPPHYVLMDGQTLEPKKIVSTRGMTVDTQEYHPEPRVAAIVGSHLHPEFIVNVKETGKILLVNYEDIDALNVTTIDAAPFLHDGGWDRSGRYFLTAANEADRIAVVDAKERRLQALIPVERIPHPGRGANLVDPEFGPVWVTSALGNANVTFIGTDPENHPDHAFKAVRVLEGQGGGSLFVKTHPESRNLWVDTPLHPDAGISQSIAVFDVHNPDAGFEVLPIAEWADLGPGPKRVVQPEYNKVGDEVWFSVWSGMTEESAIVVVDDRTRELKHVIKGERIVTPTGKFNNYNTRNEIY; the protein is encoded by the coding sequence ATGTATGGTCAACACAGCTTTCGCCCGAAGTTTCTGAAGTCCACGCTTTCCATCAGTCTCCTGGCCGCGTTCGGAATGGCCACCGCTCAGGACGCCGCTGTACATGAAGCCGAAGCTGCAAAAGGTGCGGCGACAGGTGCAGAGCCTTCCCCTGCGCATTACCAGGCGTTTTGTGCCGCATGTCATCAGGCGGATGGAACGGGCATGCGCGGTGCGTTTCCCCCGCTTGCGGGGAACGAGCGCGTGACCGAGGATCCGGTGCGGGTCATGGATATTGTCCTGCAGGGACTCGATGAGCCCCTGGAAGTGGACGGCGTAACCTACTCGACTGCCATGCCACCGATGCAGCATCTGGAGGACACGCAGATCGCAGGCGCGGTCAATTACGTGCTCACGTCCTGGGGCAATCAGGGCGAACCGGTGACAGTCGAGCAGGTCGCCGCCCGGCGCGCCAGCCTCGGTCTGGTGGACCGCGCAGAGGGAGAACCGCATCCGGGCTCACCCGAGGGCGCCATCCGCTACCGGGGAACGCCTTCACCCATCGAAGGAACGCGTCAGGTGGTCACTCCGGGGGCCCCGGCCTTGACGCAGGAGGAGTTCGCGCGCTCGCAGCAGATCTATTTCGAACGCTGCGCCGGTTGCCACGGCGTGCTGCGCAAGGGCGCGACAGGCCTGCCATTGACCACCGATCTCACGCAGGCGAAGGGCACCGCATACCTCAAGGCACTGATCAACTTCGGCTCACCCGCAGGCATGCCCAACTGGGGCACCTCCGGCGAACTGACCGACGATGAGATCGATGCCATCGCCCGGTTCCTGCAGCACGAGCCACCGCAGCCGCCCGAATGGGGCATGGCCGACATGCGCAACAGCTGGACAGTGTTTGTGGCGCCGGAAGACCGTCCTGCCCAGCCCCAGCACGGCTACGACGTGGACAACCTGTTCGCGGTAACGCTGCGCGACGCGGGTGAGGTTGCCATCATCGACGGCGACAGCAAGGAGGTCGTCGCCTATGTCCCGACCGGGTACGCAGTGCATATCTCGCGCGCATCGAGTTCCGGCCGCTATTTCAGCACCATCGGCCGCGACGGCAAGGTGGATCTGATCGACCTGTACATGGATCCGCCGCAGGTGGTCGCCGAGATCAAGATCGGCATGGAAGCGCGATCGGTGGAGAATTCCCGCTACAAGGGCTACGAGGACCAGATTGCGATCGCTGGCGCGTACTGGCCGCCCCACTACGTGCTGATGGACGGACAGACGCTGGAGCCCAAGAAGATCGTTTCCACCCGGGGCATGACGGTCGATACCCAGGAGTATCACCCCGAACCACGCGTGGCAGCCATCGTGGGGTCGCATCTGCACCCTGAGTTCATCGTGAACGTGAAGGAAACCGGCAAGATTCTGCTCGTGAACTACGAGGACATTGATGCGCTCAATGTAACGACCATCGACGCCGCCCCCTTCCTTCACGACGGAGGCTGGGACCGCAGTGGCCGGTATTTCCTGACCGCTGCCAACGAGGCCGATCGAATCGCGGTCGTGGATGCAAAGGAACGACGTCTGCAGGCATTGATCCCGGTGGAGCGCATTCCCCATCCGGGCCGGGGTGCCAATCTGGTCGATCCCGAGTTCGGTCCGGTCTGGGTCACCAGTGCCCTGGGCAATGCGAACGTCACTTTCATCGGAACGGATCCCGAGAATCACCCTGACCACGCGTTCAAGGCCGTGCGCGTCCTGGAAGGGCAGGGCGGCGGATCGCTGTTCGTCAAGACCCATCCGGAGTCCCGCAACCTCTGGGTGGACACCCCCCTGCATCCCGATGCAGGTATCAGCCAGTCCATCGCGGTATTCGATGTTCACAACCCGGACGCTGGCTTCGAGGTACTGCCCATCGCCGAATGGGCGGATCTTGGACCGGGACCCAAACGGGTTGTGCAGCCCGAGTACAACAAGGTTGGTGACGAGGTCTGGTTCTCTGTGTGGAGTGGCATGACAGAGGAATCGGCGATCGTCGTCGTGGATGATCGCACCCGCGAACTCAAGCACGTGATCAAGGGCGAACGGATTGTCACCCCGACGGGCAAGTTCAACAACTACAACACCCGCAACGAGATCTATTGA
- a CDS encoding tyrosine-type recombinase/integrase encodes MTPLRQQMIDAMRQRGFAERTQRSYLWAVRDLARFHRRSPAELGVPELEHYFRHLALERGLSGATCRLHRNGIRFLYLKVLQWSAFDVPFVVPKRAQRIPELLTRQEVVRILDACANPKHRMLLKICYACGLRVSEVVALRVRDIDGERGLLRVEQGKGAKDRLVPVSPTLLTELRRYWVLFRPTEWLFPAGRDRCTPLSISSAQRVFSRAKATAGIAKIGGIHGLRHAYATHQLEAGLPVHRLQRVLGHGHLQSTLRYLHWVPERRPEAGGPVDLVAGLAVRHG; translated from the coding sequence ATGACACCGTTACGGCAGCAGATGATCGATGCCATGCGCCAGCGTGGCTTTGCAGAACGCACGCAACGCAGTTACCTGTGGGCAGTACGGGACCTGGCTCGATTCCACCGACGTTCTCCTGCGGAACTGGGCGTTCCTGAACTTGAGCACTATTTCCGGCACCTGGCGCTGGAGCGCGGGTTGTCCGGGGCCACCTGCCGGTTGCACCGGAACGGGATCCGCTTTCTGTACCTGAAGGTGTTGCAGTGGTCGGCCTTCGACGTGCCCTTTGTGGTACCCAAGCGCGCGCAGCGGATTCCGGAGTTGCTGACCCGGCAGGAGGTCGTGCGGATCCTGGACGCGTGTGCCAACCCGAAGCACCGGATGTTGCTGAAGATCTGTTACGCCTGTGGCCTGCGGGTCAGCGAGGTGGTGGCGTTGCGGGTGCGCGACATCGACGGCGAGCGCGGTCTGCTACGGGTCGAGCAGGGCAAGGGGGCGAAGGACCGGCTGGTGCCGGTGTCGCCGACGCTGTTGACGGAGTTGCGGCGGTACTGGGTGCTGTTCCGGCCGACCGAGTGGCTGTTCCCGGCGGGGCGGGACCGGTGTACACCGCTGAGCATCAGCAGTGCCCAGCGCGTGTTCAGTCGGGCCAAGGCGACGGCGGGCATCGCCAAGATCGGTGGCATTCATGGGCTGCGCCACGCCTATGCCACGCATCAGCTCGAGGCGGGGCTACCGGTGCATCGCCTGCAGCGGGTTCTTGGCCATGGGCACCTGCAGTCGACGCTGCGCTATCTGCATTGGGTGCCCGAACGTCGCCCGGAGGCGGGCGGACCCGTGGATCTGGTGGCGGGATTGGCGGTGCGTCATGGCTGA
- a CDS encoding IS91 family transposase has protein sequence MAEPATLQHALDRFLHEETLDGHRRRVCQHLKACRTEALGGMQVQCEACGWEQPWYHGCRDRHCPQCQTRATRVWAERQQEALLPVRYFHVVFTLPHALNGWVQLHPEVLYRQLFQVTWDTLRRFGQDRRRLGGELGMTAVLHTWGQNLSQHVHLHCLIPGGALQADGHWKPSQGNTLFPVRALSRRFRGAMVAALRRAADDGVLHRVTRPGEIDAVLDRLMATEWVVYAKDCLDHTSTVVDYLARYTHRIAIHNARILDIDAKDVTLRYTDYRDHDRPKVMRLEGEEFVRRFLLHILPKGLMRVRHYGFLANRCRRTKLPRIRSALHVPPPATSDAPEGRSEPTTYPCPRCRVGRVCVITVLRPRPNRTDIPEHRR, from the coding sequence ATGGCTGAACCGGCGACGCTGCAACACGCCCTGGACCGGTTCCTGCACGAAGAGACGCTGGACGGCCACCGGCGCCGGGTGTGCCAACACCTGAAGGCCTGCCGCACCGAGGCGCTGGGCGGGATGCAGGTGCAGTGCGAGGCCTGCGGCTGGGAGCAGCCGTGGTATCACGGCTGCCGGGACCGGCACTGCCCGCAGTGCCAGACCCGCGCGACCCGGGTCTGGGCCGAACGCCAGCAGGAGGCGCTCCTGCCGGTGCGCTACTTCCACGTGGTGTTCACCCTGCCGCATGCTCTGAACGGCTGGGTGCAGTTGCACCCCGAGGTGCTCTACCGGCAGTTGTTCCAGGTGACTTGGGACACCCTGCGCCGCTTCGGTCAGGATCGCCGCCGCCTCGGCGGCGAGCTGGGTATGACCGCAGTGCTGCACACCTGGGGCCAGAACCTCAGCCAGCACGTGCACCTGCACTGCCTGATCCCCGGCGGGGCGCTCCAGGCGGACGGCCACTGGAAGCCGAGCCAAGGCAATACCCTGTTCCCGGTCCGGGCCTTGTCCCGGCGCTTTCGCGGGGCGATGGTCGCGGCCCTGCGCCGGGCTGCCGACGACGGCGTATTGCACCGGGTCACCCGACCGGGCGAGATCGACGCGGTACTCGACCGGCTGATGGCCACCGAGTGGGTGGTCTACGCCAAGGACTGTCTCGATCACACATCCACGGTGGTCGACTACCTGGCGCGTTACACGCATCGGATCGCGATCCACAACGCGCGCATCCTCGACATCGATGCCAAGGACGTCACTCTGCGCTACACCGACTACCGCGACCACGACCGACCCAAGGTGATGCGTTTGGAAGGCGAGGAGTTCGTGCGCCGCTTTCTGCTGCACATCCTGCCCAAAGGACTCATGCGCGTGCGGCATTACGGTTTCCTCGCCAACCGCTGCCGGCGGACCAAGCTCCCGCGTATCCGCAGCGCGTTGCATGTACCGCCACCCGCCACGAGCGATGCCCCGGAAGGCCGGTCTGAGCCCACGACCTACCCATGTCCCCGATGCCGGGTCGGTCGGGTGTGCGTGATCACGGTACTGCGCCCGCGACCAAACCGAACCGACATCCCGGAGCACCGACGATGA
- a CDS encoding c-type cytochrome — protein sequence MMEGLSRAAARNIFLGGSLFFFVVFVALTAHSHWYIVTQSTDHAGLTESVKHGKEVWEEHSCINCHTLLGEGAYFGPELGNVWVRYGGPDSPEGARAGIKAWMQIQPTGIPGRRQMPNFDLTDAELDALVDFFEWMSRINTQGWPPHVAG from the coding sequence ATGATGGAGGGGCTTTCCAGAGCAGCGGCGCGCAATATTTTTCTTGGCGGCTCGCTGTTCTTCTTCGTAGTGTTCGTCGCGCTGACCGCGCACAGTCACTGGTACATCGTCACCCAGTCCACCGATCACGCGGGCCTGACCGAGTCGGTCAAGCACGGCAAGGAGGTCTGGGAGGAGCATTCGTGCATCAATTGCCACACGCTGCTCGGCGAAGGCGCCTATTTTGGGCCGGAACTCGGCAACGTCTGGGTGCGCTACGGCGGGCCCGATTCGCCTGAGGGTGCGCGGGCCGGCATCAAGGCCTGGATGCAGATCCAGCCGACCGGGATTCCCGGACGCCGGCAGATGCCGAACTTCGACCTCACCGACGCAGAACTCGACGCGCTGGTCGATTTCTTCGAGTGGATGAGCCGGATCAACACCCAGGGCTGGCCGCCGCACGTGGCCGGTTGA
- a CDS encoding cbb3-type cytochrome c oxidase subunit I, with product MKYQTQKVAYPFFVMALVLFAAQVIFGTMAGLVYVMPEFLSEAMPFHIMRMSHTNLLIVWLLIGFFGATYYLLPEETENEIYSPTLAYLQLAIFVFAGAAALIGYQFGIHEGRHYLEQPVWVKVLLTISFLMFLFNASLTVLKGRKTAISVVLMLGLWLAAIFWLFAFYTPDNMSLDKMYWWYIVHIWVEGVWELIMASLLGFLLIKMTGVDREVIEKWLYVIVGLALFTGLLGTGHHYYWIGTPGYWQPIGGFFSALEVLPFFAMVVFAFYMFWRGRRNHPNQAAVLWTLGTVVMAFFGAGVWGFMHTLSFINFYTHGTQITAAHGHLAFFGAYVMLNLAIISYAMPHLRGMQPYNQILNMWSFWIMTSAMAFMTFALTFAGVVQTHLQRVMGMSFMEVQDQLQLFYVFRLGAGIAVVIGVALFLYAMFGPARTQVPASAAQAPAGG from the coding sequence ATGAAATACCAGACGCAGAAGGTGGCCTACCCGTTTTTCGTGATGGCCCTGGTACTGTTCGCCGCGCAGGTGATATTCGGCACGATGGCCGGGCTGGTCTACGTGATGCCGGAATTCCTGTCCGAGGCCATGCCGTTCCACATCATGCGCATGAGCCACACCAACCTGCTGATCGTGTGGCTGCTGATCGGCTTTTTCGGGGCAACTTACTACCTGCTGCCCGAGGAGACCGAGAACGAGATCTATAGCCCCACCCTGGCCTACCTCCAGCTTGCGATCTTCGTGTTCGCTGGCGCGGCGGCACTGATCGGTTACCAGTTCGGCATCCACGAGGGCCGGCATTACCTCGAGCAGCCGGTCTGGGTGAAAGTCCTGCTGACGATCTCCTTCCTGATGTTCCTGTTTAACGCGAGCCTCACCGTGCTCAAGGGACGCAAAACCGCTATTTCCGTCGTCCTGATGCTGGGCCTTTGGCTGGCCGCGATCTTCTGGCTGTTCGCCTTCTACACACCGGACAACATGTCGCTGGACAAGATGTACTGGTGGTACATCGTGCACATCTGGGTAGAGGGTGTCTGGGAGCTGATCATGGCCTCGCTGCTGGGCTTCCTGCTGATCAAGATGACCGGTGTGGATCGCGAGGTGATCGAGAAGTGGCTGTACGTAATCGTCGGCCTGGCACTGTTCACCGGGCTGCTGGGCACCGGGCACCATTACTACTGGATCGGCACCCCGGGTTACTGGCAGCCGATCGGCGGCTTCTTCTCGGCGCTCGAGGTGTTGCCATTCTTCGCGATGGTGGTGTTCGCGTTCTACATGTTCTGGCGCGGCCGCCGCAACCATCCGAACCAGGCCGCAGTGCTGTGGACGCTGGGTACGGTGGTGATGGCCTTCTTCGGCGCCGGTGTCTGGGGCTTCATGCACACACTGTCGTTCATCAACTTCTATACGCACGGCACGCAGATCACCGCCGCGCACGGGCATCTGGCCTTCTTCGGCGCCTACGTGATGCTGAACCTCGCCATCATCAGCTACGCAATGCCGCACCTGCGGGGCATGCAGCCGTACAACCAGATCCTGAACATGTGGAGCTTCTGGATCATGACTTCGGCGATGGCCTTCATGACTTTCGCGCTGACCTTCGCCGGCGTGGTCCAAACCCACCTGCAGCGGGTGATGGGCATGAGTTTCATGGAGGTGCAGGACCAGCTGCAGCTGTTCTACGTGTTCCGGCTCGGCGCAGGGATCGCGGTGGTGATCGGCGTGGCCCTGTTCCTGTACGCGATGTTCGGCCCGGCCCGAACACAGGTGCCTGCCAGCGCGGCCCAGGCCCCGGCAGGTGGCTGA
- a CDS encoding CbbQ/NirQ/NorQ/GpvN family protein produces MAAVMPQHDRTPASDGQPYYRPVAGECELFEVAFRHRLPLLLKGPTGCGKTRFVAHMAARLGRPLYTVACHDDLTAADLSGRYLLQGGETRWVDGPLTRAVREGGICYLDEVVEARRDVTVVIHPLTDDRRVLPLERTGELLHAPPEFMLVVSYNPGYQHVLKNLKPSTRQRFVSMEFDFPPPEAEAEIVAAETGLSGERCAALVNLAARLRALKGRDLDEGVSTRLLVYCATLVQAGMRIDEAARYTLVEPLSDDPDVRAALGELVEMTFG; encoded by the coding sequence ATGGCCGCAGTGATGCCGCAGCACGACCGCACCCCCGCGTCGGACGGACAGCCTTATTACCGGCCGGTCGCGGGGGAGTGCGAGCTGTTCGAGGTCGCGTTCCGCCACCGGTTGCCGCTGCTGTTGAAGGGTCCGACCGGCTGCGGCAAGACCCGGTTCGTTGCGCACATGGCGGCACGCCTCGGGCGCCCGCTGTACACCGTCGCGTGCCACGACGACCTGACCGCTGCCGACCTGAGCGGGCGCTACCTGCTGCAGGGTGGCGAGACCCGCTGGGTCGACGGCCCGCTGACGCGGGCCGTCCGCGAGGGCGGCATCTGCTACCTCGACGAGGTAGTCGAGGCCCGGCGCGATGTGACCGTGGTGATCCATCCGCTGACCGACGACCGGCGCGTGCTGCCGCTGGAACGCACTGGCGAATTGCTGCATGCCCCGCCGGAGTTCATGTTGGTGGTTTCCTACAACCCCGGCTACCAGCATGTGCTGAAGAACCTGAAACCCAGCACGCGACAGCGTTTCGTCAGCATGGAGTTCGACTTCCCGCCGCCAGAGGCCGAGGCGGAGATCGTCGCTGCGGAGACCGGGCTCTCCGGCGAACGCTGCGCCGCGCTGGTGAACCTGGCCGCCCGATTGCGTGCGCTGAAGGGCCGCGACCTGGACGAGGGCGTTTCCACCCGCCTGCTGGTCTACTGTGCGACGCTGGTCCAGGCCGGGATGCGGATCGACGAAGCCGCCCGATACACCCTGGTCGAACCGCTCAGCGACGATCCCGACGTGCGTGCGGCACTCGGTGAACTGGTAGAGATGACGTTCGGCTGA
- a CDS encoding nitric oxide reductase activation protein NorD, with protein sequence MGLHWLEFEEIIGRRWHRWASDAASYPRYPAAAVALASVQATAGTCFRALGGAPGLGLDAVPARSSRHRLTWRQRLGLDDEQLTLARRDEENVLLPPAIDWFPDPALNRDAYLWLAAFLARARHRDLPSDPLQRDLALLRETARVSRSACARLPGLARRYRRLCAALLAVRPQRSLPPAERDLEAVIRALLGAPEALAPGARAMHDAVHSPVAPLARWRAPRGYRPPLPVPLWGEVLSRPPAPPRGSDTESPREDGNDTGHGGPKRRAERRRLDQTERDDPLLLNRFEKMLAWADMVNVNRPVDDDDRDAARRAADQLEQLTVSGHRREASTRLRMDLDLGAQAADGPALRATLTYPEWHYRRQRYLPDHCRVIAEPAAEEGEDWIPDAATRRRIRRVRQQFEALQPRRELLRAQMDGADLDTDAVVRAHCDLAAGGAGSDRIYLDHRDQSRDLAVAILVDVSLSTEAWVEDRRVIDVEKEALLSLIHGLAACGDDFAVYTFTSQRREQVWVRTVKRFDERLGPVVERRVQALKPGHYTRMGPAIRHVNAELLRQPSRHRLLLMLTDGKPNDTDHYEGRYGIEDSRRAVQEARRSGAVVFGVTIDQEAQHYLPRLFGRGAFEIVRRPAALPAALPAIYRQLILQ encoded by the coding sequence GTGGGGCTGCACTGGCTGGAGTTCGAGGAGATCATCGGCCGGCGCTGGCACCGCTGGGCGAGTGATGCGGCCAGTTACCCGCGATATCCTGCGGCTGCGGTCGCGCTGGCCTCGGTCCAGGCCACCGCGGGTACCTGTTTTCGCGCGCTCGGCGGTGCGCCCGGGCTGGGCCTGGACGCGGTCCCGGCACGCAGCTCCCGGCATCGACTGACCTGGCGCCAACGCCTGGGCCTCGACGACGAGCAGTTGACGCTGGCACGTCGGGACGAAGAGAACGTGCTGCTCCCGCCTGCCATCGACTGGTTTCCGGACCCGGCGCTCAACCGGGACGCCTATCTGTGGCTTGCCGCGTTCCTTGCCCGTGCCCGCCACCGGGATCTTCCTTCCGACCCACTGCAGCGGGATCTCGCCCTGCTGCGCGAGACCGCTCGTGTCAGCCGGAGCGCATGTGCCCGGCTACCCGGCCTCGCGCGGCGCTATCGCAGGCTCTGTGCCGCACTGCTCGCGGTGCGCCCGCAGCGTTCCCTGCCACCGGCGGAACGGGACCTGGAGGCCGTGATCCGGGCGCTGCTCGGGGCACCCGAAGCGCTCGCTCCAGGCGCCCGGGCGATGCACGACGCGGTGCATTCGCCCGTTGCGCCACTGGCCCGTTGGCGCGCTCCTCGCGGCTACCGACCGCCACTGCCGGTACCGCTATGGGGTGAGGTGCTGTCACGGCCGCCAGCGCCGCCGCGCGGCAGCGACACCGAGAGTCCGCGTGAAGACGGTAACGATACTGGGCACGGCGGCCCGAAACGGCGCGCGGAACGCCGGCGCCTGGACCAGACCGAGCGCGACGACCCGTTGCTGTTGAACCGCTTCGAAAAGATGCTGGCCTGGGCCGACATGGTCAACGTGAATCGACCTGTCGACGACGACGATCGGGATGCCGCGCGGCGGGCCGCGGACCAGCTCGAGCAGCTCACCGTCAGCGGGCACCGGCGCGAGGCGTCGACGCGGCTGCGGATGGACCTGGATCTCGGTGCACAGGCGGCCGACGGACCGGCCCTGCGTGCGACCCTGACCTATCCCGAGTGGCACTATCGCAGGCAGCGCTATCTCCCGGACCACTGCCGGGTGATTGCGGAGCCGGCGGCCGAAGAGGGTGAGGACTGGATCCCGGATGCAGCTACGAGGCGACGGATCCGCCGCGTGCGCCAGCAGTTCGAGGCACTGCAGCCCCGGCGCGAGCTGCTGCGCGCACAGATGGACGGTGCGGACCTGGATACCGATGCCGTGGTGCGTGCCCACTGCGACCTGGCCGCCGGCGGAGCCGGCTCGGACCGGATCTACCTGGACCATCGGGACCAGTCCCGCGATCTCGCGGTTGCGATCCTGGTGGACGTGTCATTGTCCACCGAGGCCTGGGTGGAGGATCGCCGCGTGATCGACGTCGAGAAGGAGGCGCTGCTGTCGCTGATTCATGGCCTGGCCGCGTGTGGCGATGACTTCGCGGTGTACACCTTTACCTCGCAGCGACGCGAACAGGTCTGGGTGCGCACCGTGAAGCGGTTCGACGAACGGCTCGGGCCAGTGGTGGAGCGGCGGGTACAGGCGCTGAAGCCGGGGCATTACACGCGTATGGGCCCGGCGATTCGCCACGTCAACGCGGAACTGCTGCGTCAGCCTTCGCGCCACCGACTGCTGCTGATGTTGACCGATGGCAAACCGAACGATACCGATCACTATGAGGGGCGCTACGGAATCGAAGACAGCCGTCGGGCGGTACAGGAGGCACGGCGCAGCGGCGCGGTCGTATTCGGCGTAACCATCGACCAGGAGGCCCAGCACTATCTTCCGCGCCTGTTCGGGCGGGGCGCTTTCGAGATCGTCCGGCGCCCGGCCGCCCTGCCCGCCGCTCTGCCGGCGATTTACCGGCAGCTGATCCTGCAATGA
- a CDS encoding isochorismate synthase → MAVARLLRRITHWPFRKGQLLHLSERLPALDLLAWLQANPQNARSFWQNRERTISVAGLGAAVELTAQSEQEVGDLLERSYSILGDRDTVFLGGLSFDGRSGRGEWSAFPGARLVLPAIACCQRNGEYRLSVHLLADSRREFIRRKTQLITALCRLRFRGRARPDAPRPRVSSRIDDVDFAGCRRRIQAVLREIAAGELHKAVLARRVELALTSPVAVFEVLARWREVNPGSFCFAMERGQDLFMGCSPERLYRRHRREFQTESLAGTVRLGRTRDEDVALMARLHRDPKLVQEHDLVTRFVRRQIEPWVTDAQSPEQAGVFKLDRIQHRYLPIRATLKPGVLDHPLLDTLHPTPAVCGFPRGAAQALIEREETAQRGWYSGAVGIVSPQESEFAVAIRSVLVNRERILCYSGVGIVAGSDPEEEWTELEAKIESFLSVLEC, encoded by the coding sequence ATGGCGGTGGCGCGGCTGCTGCGGCGCATTACTCACTGGCCGTTTCGCAAGGGGCAGCTACTCCACCTGAGCGAGCGCCTGCCGGCTCTGGATCTGCTGGCCTGGCTGCAGGCGAATCCGCAGAACGCACGGTCGTTCTGGCAGAACCGGGAGCGAACGATCTCGGTGGCCGGGCTAGGTGCGGCAGTCGAGCTCACCGCGCAATCGGAGCAGGAGGTCGGCGACCTGCTCGAACGCAGCTATTCGATCCTCGGGGATCGGGACACGGTATTCCTCGGCGGACTCTCATTCGATGGCCGCAGCGGCCGCGGCGAGTGGTCGGCCTTTCCCGGCGCGCGCCTCGTGCTGCCCGCGATCGCGTGCTGCCAGCGCAACGGCGAATACCGTCTGTCCGTGCACCTGCTGGCGGATTCCCGCCGGGAGTTCATTCGCAGAAAGACGCAACTGATCACGGCGCTGTGCCGGCTGCGTTTTCGCGGTCGTGCGCGGCCGGATGCGCCTCGGCCGCGCGTGTCATCGCGCATCGACGACGTCGATTTCGCCGGCTGCCGCCGCCGTATCCAGGCGGTGCTGCGCGAGATCGCCGCCGGGGAGCTGCACAAGGCGGTACTGGCACGGCGCGTCGAGCTCGCCCTGACCAGCCCGGTCGCCGTCTTCGAGGTGCTCGCGCGCTGGCGCGAGGTCAATCCGGGCAGCTTCTGTTTCGCAATGGAGCGCGGACAGGACCTGTTCATGGGCTGTTCGCCCGAGCGCCTCTACCGGCGGCACCGCCGGGAGTTCCAGACCGAATCGCTCGCCGGCACGGTGCGTCTCGGACGGACCCGGGACGAGGATGTGGCGCTGATGGCCCGCCTGCACCGCGATCCGAAGCTGGTCCAGGAACACGATCTCGTGACCCGGTTCGTGCGCCGCCAGATCGAACCCTGGGTGACCGATGCCCAGAGCCCGGAACAGGCAGGAGTGTTCAAGCTCGACCGCATTCAGCACCGCTACCTGCCGATCCGTGCAACCCTGAAGCCCGGTGTTCTCGACCATCCCCTGCTGGACACATTGCACCCGACCCCGGCCGTCTGCGGCTTTCCGCGCGGGGCGGCGCAGGCCCTGATCGAACGCGAGGAGACCGCTCAGCGAGGCTGGTACAGCGGTGCCGTGGGTATCGTCTCGCCGCAGGAATCCGAGTTTGCCGTCGCGATCCGCTCGGTACTGGTGAACCGCGAGCGTATCCTGTGCTATTCCGGCGTGGGCATCGTGGCGGGCTCCGATCCGGAAGAGGAGTGGACCGAACTGGAGGCGAAAATCGAGTCGTTTCTCTCCGTACTGGAATGCTGA